Genomic window (Gadus macrocephalus chromosome 13, ASM3116895v1):
GTGGCCCATGACCCTGAGATATTCAAGTGTCTTATTACACTCTATTTTATTGAGctctttaataaaaaataacaattataatGCTGCAGGGAAGAAGCAACACGTGCGTCTTGTTGATAAACAATTAAACTGAGTGGGAACTGtgtgtttaatttaattttggccAACATCACTAAGCAGTTGTGATGCACTGTCTACGGGTTTGTAAAGCACTCATATCCAAGTAAGGGACACTAAGTAAGGGTGCAACTCATTGGCTAAAAGGGCTGTGATTAGCCAACACTCATTTTAGATTACTTTCTTCAAAGAACTGTTCTATTTTGGCTATTTTCTTTCCCTCACCCTTCTCTCTAAATATTTTACCCTTTATCTTATGTTCTTCTCCCTTTTTTGCCTTCTTTACTTTTTCTTTGTCAACTCTTGCAAAGCAGTGTTGGATTATGCTGAGGAAGCAGGAATTAATTTGAACAAGACGTGAGCAGCAAAGAGGTGCTCAATTCATCACCCTCCCTGGTGTCACTCACACAACAGTGCTcccatgcacccacacacacactctcactctctcatccctctgtctcaccaatatcctctctctcacaacaacacacacacacacacacacacacacacacacacacacacacacacacacacacacacacacacacacacacacacacacacacacaaacacacaagcccgatacaaacaaatgcaaacatcCACATGAAGGATTTCAGTATGGCATTGTGGTGAAGGGCTTGACAGCCAAACTGGGTTTTTGGGAACATAACTCCTGTGCAAATGTGTTTCAAAGACATAATGCCATGCTCAGAATTTTTTTGACACCTGCTTAGAAAAGTATATTTTCCAATTCAAGTTCAGAAATAGGCAAATGCATTAAACGTTAAAATGATGTGTGCTTAAGGTGATATGAATCAATAACTATGCAATTGTTATAGGGCTGGAGGTTTTTGCCGGCTTCTATAATTGAAACGGAGTAATTAATCAGAACATTTATAAGCAACTCAGGAATTTAAAACTATAAATAACACAGGTGTTATTCCATTCCGACAGAAAGGCACAAGGAAATCAATTACCTTGTAATTGATATACCTTGCAATTACCTTGTGCGGTTATCTAAAAAAACGAAATGGTCTAAAACAACCTGACTAAAAGTCTGTTGTAGTGTtgtgttccgtgtgtgtgtttcatttctCCGTTGTGAACGTAGAATGATGTGGCTGCTTTGGCTGAGGCACAACCTTGAAATCCAAACTGACGGCAGCCTGTGAGATTCCCACCATGCTAATACACCTCCAGCGGCAGACCAAGAGTGCTTTCTCTTTCCTCGTTTTTTAACTGATTTTCATTTGCGAGCGCCGCAGCTTTGCTCATTAATCCTCTCTTTCATATATGCCCCTAAAAGATGATTGGTAAGGACGACGAGACCACAATACTCATCAGTAGAGAGCAAAAGACCCAACCCCCGTTTCTCCCCACTAGCTCCTACTCCTCcgcttcctctctgtctctccacttCATTCAGCGGTGGCTCAAGACCGCGCCGCTCCTTATTCTTTCCCTTTCATCCTGAATTCCCCCTCTCTTATCAGCCCTTTTCATCTGTCTACCTTCTCTCTAggctctcttctcttcctgtattttcttttttttgtgacaCTTGGGAGGGATTTTAGCATATTGCCTTGTTTTGTGTCTTTACCCCTTGGTGATCAACGATAACGatttatatattcttttttattgAATGTGCTGATGACAATGTTTTATAAATATACAGGTCAAAGAAAAAATGACGTAAACCATGGCAATATTGATATCAATATTAATCATATTTCTACATATTCTTTTTAATGGGAAAATGGGGcatcatttatatttttgaaATAACCAGAAAGCCAAATCGTTTCAAAAGAAAGTCGGAAACTAGATCTGAGAAAAGAATAACATCTACACCTTCATCCAACAGTTCAGACGACGATCCCTTTTCATGGAATTGCCTCCTGAAACCCTTCCCACGTTCTCACGTACCTATGGGCGACAGCTCCGCCACGCTGCCTATATAAGGCCCTTCCAGGAACTTGGGCTCGCTGTCGTTGATGTCCTGCACCTTGATGACAAACTCAGACTCGGGCTCCAGCGGGTCGCTGGACAGCCGGTCCAGCGCCTGGGCCCTCAGGGTGTAGAAGGCCTTCTCCTCCCGGTCCAGACGCTCCGTGGCGTGGATGTCTCCCGTGAGCTCGTCGATGATGAAGATGGTGCCCGCCCCCTCGCCGGAGATGGTGTACTTGATGGTTCCCTCGCCCTCGTCCGAGTCCGTGTGGATCtggaaccagacacacaccataCGTGAGTGGATTGCTTACATGCCTTCACTCATCCCTCTGCATCATAGAATGTCAATCAAAATGGATATCAGCCATTGGGGGACACATTTTGTGGGTGTAGATTTCCGTTTTGCAACCAGCAGCAGAAAGAAGCTAATTTCTATGAAGTCTTTCAGAATTTTTTACTGAAAGTTATTATACTGTTTTGTTAAATACTCAATTCTGATAGGTCAATTTAAGCATTGAGCGGTCTGTTATTTCATAATAGCAGACCACGGCTTTGAACAGCACCGTTGCTATGGACAGTATTTTTTGTATCACGATAATTATGTCATTTGCATTTTGTATCACGATAATTATGTCCCATTTCTTCCCATTCATGTGAATATCGGTGGGTCTCTCTGCATCCATTTCCTGCAAACTGCCTAAAGGCTGTTGGGGGAACTACATGCTTTTCCGCCTGAGACTAACAAAAAGATTCTCGATTTGCACTCTTTTCATTTCAATATTTacccaaacacaccaacacaaagtaATGTTTGTTTTGTGACCGACAGATATAGAGGTATATAGAGATAGGGTGGGTAGTCTACAGTGACTTTGGGTCTTGGATTCCCAGTCAAAAGATTCAGCGAACAAAATCCAAAGTCCACCGCCCTCCTGTAGGGATCCTGGAGCGAAAATCTGTAAACCCCGACCTACCCCGGATCTAAATCTAAACTTCACTAGATAGAGAGGGATAAAGTGAATAGAGCAATAGTTCAGCCATTTCCTCCACTACACTACTCCCCCGGCAACACCCAGTGTTCAGCTCTCCCAGTCCACCCTGTCATCGTCTCATCCCGCCTCCAGTTCCCATGGCGATTTACAAGGCATCGCTACCTGCTTGTCCTTTGCAGGAAATGACGCCTAAATGAGATGATCAAAGTCATCTCCGAGAGTGTTGGATCTGGCGGGGATGAGAAGTGAACTTAAAGAGCCCTTATAAATCAGAGGCGTCCGTTCTCCGCTAATGTGATGAGAAGCTATCTCACTGGCCGTCCCGCGCACCGGCCTCCCCCTTTGGCTCTTCGGAAAGTACATGCAGTGTCtcccctccctatctctctctttatgtctctctcaaacacacctTATACGGGGCATTATCATTCAGCTGTCCGTGCACCATAACGGTGGTTCAATCTACTGAGCAGgccaggggagagggaaggggagaatCTGGCCGGCCTGGTTGGTTAATATTTAATGAGGCCTTAATTAAATACAGGGTTCTATCATCTTGGAGGGGGGGCTTTCATTAAGTATTTGTCGTAAAGAAAGGAAAGATGCAGAATAACGCTATGACTTGGCCTTTTATTGCCAGATACAACCAATGTAACCCCCACCCATTTATTCTCCAGTAGGGTATACTTTCAAAGCCATTCTCCCTTCATTTTAAATCCTCCCCAAGACAAATAGACGGACAGAA
Coding sequences:
- the LOC132470997 gene encoding cadherin-22, whose amino-acid sequence is MAPCWKVSTWLALWALSLLGCCNFGCCKKTARTSRSGGGGGGGGVEGVGGDGGSEEDQLMSHERVKRGWVWNQFFVVEEYTGTEPLYVGKIHTDSDEGEGTIKYTISGEGAGTIFIIDELTGDIHATERLDREEKAFYTLRAQALDRLSSDPLEPESEFVIKVQDINDSEPKFLEGPYIGSVAELSPIGT